The Bos indicus isolate NIAB-ARS_2022 breed Sahiwal x Tharparkar chromosome X, NIAB-ARS_B.indTharparkar_mat_pri_1.0, whole genome shotgun sequence genome has a window encoding:
- the LOC109561120 gene encoding melanoma-associated antigen B10-like, whose amino-acid sequence MPRGQKSKLRARAKRRQARQEPSDLVEAQPTEPEEEEFPSSPSPSFEDVPQSSAATGTSSSLQVPGKVCSTTTVAASVSDAKFSEGATDQGKETPKVSQSKDTTEQSSKDLVDEKVPLLVNYLLYKYQMKEPVTKRDMLRKVIHKHKNLFSEILKKASEHLELLFGLDVKETDPNRGIYVLVNKLELGCDEKTGNDREIPKTGLLMIVLGVILTKGNCATEEQVWKVLNLMELYEEKKDRIYGDVKRLITKDLVQKKYLEYRQVANSDPPVYEFLWGPRAYSETTKMKVLEFVARIHGKVPAAFPSLYEEALKDEEERAQARASARARTAALARARTWAKAHSSSSTK is encoded by the coding sequence ATGCCTCGGGGTCAGAAGAGTAAGCTTCGCGCCCGTGCAAAACGCCGCCAGGCTCGACAAGAGCCCAGTGATCTGGTGGAAGCTCAGCCCACTGAACCAGAGGAAGAAGAATTCCCTTCTTCCCCATCTCCTTCTTTTGAAGATGTTCCCCAGAGCTCAGCTGCCACTGGAACATCCAGCAGTCTTCAAGTGCCTGGCAAAGTCTGCTCCACCACCACTGTTGCTGCCTCTGTTTCAGATGCAAAATTTAGTGAAGGTGCCACCGATCAAGGAAAGGAAACGCCAAAAGTCTCTCAGAGTAAAGATACCACTGAGCAGTCTTCCAAAGATCTTGTAGACGAGAAGGTTCCTTTGTTGGTGAATTACCTTCTGTACAAGTATCAAATGAAAGAGCCTGTGACCAAGAGAGATATGCTGAGAAAGGTAATCCACAAGCACAAGAATCTCTTCAGTGAGATCCTCAAGAAAGCCTCTGAGCATCTGGAGCTGCTGTTTGGCCTCGACGTGAAGGAAACGGATCCCAACAGGGGTATTTATGTCCTTGTCAATAAACTGGAACTGGGCTGTGATGAAAAGACAGGTAATGACAGAGAGATTCCCAAGACTGGTCTGCTGATGATTGTCCTGGGTGTGATCCTCACGAAGGGCAACTGCGCCACTGAGGAGCAAGTGTGGAAAGTGCTGAATCTGATGGAGTTATATGAGGAGAAGAAGGATCGCATCTATGGGGATGTGAAGCGGCTCATCACCAAAGATTTAGTGCAGAAAAAGTATCTGGAGTACCGCCAGGTGGCCAATAGTGATCCTCCAGTCTATGAGTTTCTGTGGGGCCCGAGAGCCTACTCTGAAACCACCAAGATGAAAGTGCTGGAGTTTGTAGCTAGGATCCATGGTAAAGTCCCTGCTGCCTTCCCATCCTTGTATGAGGAGGCTTTGAAAGATGAGGAAGAGAGAGCCCAAGCTCGAGCTTCAGCCAGGGCTCGTACCGCTGCTTTGGCCCGTGCCCGCACCTGGGCCAAAGCCCACAGCTCTTCCTCCACCAAGTGA